ttatacttaccattcaactaaaattttatttatatttttatcaatttaaaagttGATTTTTCATTCACGTAGTAGATTTaccacaataataataatataataatacagTGAAAAGAGCGAGCCAACAACACTGAGTCCGAGGTCCACCAACATcaacacaaacaaacaaaacaacccTTCATCTCGCATGTGCCCGAACCGACAACAGTCTTCCCACGTGTaactttctttgttttttctcgAGCTTCAACCCCTACGTTTTTTATACAAACTAAAATCTCTCCTGTTAATATATCTTTTTAGTTTTCATCTTTGCTCTTCTTTTTggtgaattaaaaataaatggtgaaaatagaaaaggttGATACTTGTACTTTTTATgtgttcttttatttctttatagaTCTTTGAGTCTCACTTCCCACACCTCCCCGTTCTTATTCTTACTAGTttcgtattttttttcttcaagttatataaacataaaagatTTTCCATTTCTGCACCTTGAAGAAAGAAAGTTGGTTCTTTTTCTTGCATTCTTACAAAGGTacatctctttttctttttccttttaaatgaCTGCTTTGATTTCAAATGTTTGTCTTTGTAGGTTTGGTTTGAGTTGTTGTTCTAACTTTGACACTATGTTTTTTCACTCTTTTAAGTcatgtaaaatttcaataatgcaTGACAGTGATATATGgttcatattttatttcttttgcttGTAGTtaactccttttttttcttgtgtttgGGATAACGGGTTTTCTTGCTTTAGATCTGTTACTGTTTCTTCTTGTATAAAACGCAGTTTTGGTTGTTTTGCTGTATATTCTGATAAATGTTTCAGTTTTAATGCTGTTTGGTAACCGGGAAAATTGTTTAAAGAGCCTTCAAGTTCGCTTCTTTGATTGTTAACTGCATTGAATGCTTCTTTACTAATGATTATTGACAAGTACGTATGAACTGTTTCGCTATTATTATACGAAGTTTTCTTCCCTTTAGCTCGGCTACCAAATGGAGCTTATAAGttgtaaatttgtttattattatcgAAATTCTAATTTTTCTGATAACCATAGCTGCTGCTTGCACAACTGTTGAGTGTTGTTTAGAAGCAAGATGCAGAAGCCGCCGCCACAATCAGTAGACTTTGCCCTAAAGCAGACCTCACCCAACATCGGGGCCGGGGCAGTCACCGGTGATAAGCTTTCGTGCACCTATGACCTTGTGGAGCAAATGCAATACCTGTACGTTCGAGTTGTGAAGGCTAAGGATTTACCTGGAAAAGATGTCACTGGTAGCTGTGATCCTTATGTGGAGGTTAAACTTGGGAACTACAAGGGAGTAACTAAGCATTTCGAGAAGAAGAGCAATCCTGAATGGAACCAAGTATTTGGATTCTCAAAAGAAAGAATTCAAGCTTCTATTTTGGAAGTGTTTGTGAAGGACAAGGATGTTGTTGTAGATGATTTAATCGGCAGGGTTGTGTTCGATGTCAATGAAATTCCGAAGAGGGTTCCTCCCGACAGCCCATTGGCGCCACAGTGGTATAGATTGGAAGATCGAAAGGGTAATAAAGCAAAGGGAGAGCTCATGCTGGCTGTTTGGATGGGAACTCAAGCAGATGAGGCATTTCCGGATGCGTGGCATTCAGATGCTGCATCAGTTGGCCCAGATGGTGTTACAAACATTCGATCAAAAGTGTATCTTTCCCCCAAGCTTTGGTATGTGAGGGTGAATGTCATTGAAGCTCAAGACTTGGTACCTAGTGATAAAGGCAGGTTCCCTGAAGTATTTGTGAAAGCTGTTCTCGGAAATCAGGCTTTGAGAACTAGAATATCTCCGAGTAAGACCATCAATCCAATGTGGAATGAGGACTTGATGTTTGTAGTTGCTGAACCTTTCGAGGAGCCATTGTTTCTATCAGTGGAAGATAGGGTGGGATCGAACAAGGATGAAACCTTGGGGAAGTGTGTGATTCCATTACAGGTGGTTCAAAGAAGGTTAGACCATAAACCTGTAAATAGTCGGTGGCACAATCTCGAGAAACATGTGATTGTTGatggagagaaaaaagaaatgaaattcgCCAGCCGGATTCACTTAAGGATCTGTTTAGAAGGAGGGTATCATGTTTTGGATGAATCTACACACTGCAGCAGTGATCTTAGGCCGACTGCAAAACAGCTATGGAGACCGAACATTGGAATTCTTGAACTGGGTATTCTAAGTGCCCACGGCCTGATGCCAATGAAAACAAAAGATGGACGAGGAACCACAGATGCTTATTGTGTGGCCAAGTATGGGCAGAAATGGATCCGGACAAGGACAATCGTTGACAATTTCATGCCAAGGTGGAATGAGCAGTACACTTGGGAGGTTTTCGATCCTTGTACTGTCATCACTATAGGGGTTTTTGATAATGGTCATATACACGGGGGAGCTGGAGGGGCAAAGGATGCAAGAATTGGGAAGGTAAGGGTTCGGTTATCGACACTCGAAGCCGACAGGGTCTATACGCATTCATATCCTCTACTGGTGCTACATTCTTCAGGGGTTAAAAAAACTGGTGAAGTTCAATTGGCTGTGAGGTTCACCTGCTCAACTTT
This genomic stretch from Gossypium raimondii isolate GPD5lz chromosome 6, ASM2569854v1, whole genome shotgun sequence harbors:
- the LOC105773430 gene encoding FT-interacting protein 3, with translation MQKPPPQSVDFALKQTSPNIGAGAVTGDKLSCTYDLVEQMQYLYVRVVKAKDLPGKDVTGSCDPYVEVKLGNYKGVTKHFEKKSNPEWNQVFGFSKERIQASILEVFVKDKDVVVDDLIGRVVFDVNEIPKRVPPDSPLAPQWYRLEDRKGNKAKGELMLAVWMGTQADEAFPDAWHSDAASVGPDGVTNIRSKVYLSPKLWYVRVNVIEAQDLVPSDKGRFPEVFVKAVLGNQALRTRISPSKTINPMWNEDLMFVVAEPFEEPLFLSVEDRVGSNKDETLGKCVIPLQVVQRRLDHKPVNSRWHNLEKHVIVDGEKKEMKFASRIHLRICLEGGYHVLDESTHCSSDLRPTAKQLWRPNIGILELGILSAHGLMPMKTKDGRGTTDAYCVAKYGQKWIRTRTIVDNFMPRWNEQYTWEVFDPCTVITIGVFDNGHIHGGAGGAKDARIGKVRVRLSTLEADRVYTHSYPLLVLHSSGVKKTGEVQLAVRFTCSTLINMLHMYSHPLLPKMHYIHPLSVIQLDSLRHQAMQIVSVRLSRAEPPLRKEVVEYMLDVDSHMWSMRRSKANFFRIMGVLSGLIAVGKWFDQLCNWRNPITTILIHILFIILVLYPELILPTVFLYLFLIGIWNYRWRPLHPPHMDTRLSHADAAHPDELDEEFDTFPTSRPSDIVRMRYDRLRSIGGRVQTVIGDLATQGERLQSLLSWRDPRATTLFVTFCLIAAIVLYVTPFQVVALLIGLYALRHPRFRHKLPSVPLNFFRRLPARSDSML